One window of the Streptomyces asoensis genome contains the following:
- a CDS encoding NAD+ synthase, which produces MPQLRLALNQIDSRVGDLVGNTETILRWTRHSAEQGAHLVAFPEMSLTGYPVEDLALRSSFVEASRTALRELAVRLADEGFGELPVVVGYLDRSEGGRPKFGRPAGSPRNAAAVLHGGEVILTFAKHHLPNYGVFDEFRYFVPGDTLPVLRVRGVDVALAICEDLWQDGGRVPAARSAEAGLLLSINASPYERDKDDTRLELVRKRAQEAGCTTAYLAMIGGQDELVFDGDSIVVDRDGEVVARAPQFSEGCVVLDLDLPAASTDAPTGVVDDGLRIDRVVVSQDPVPAYEPELSGGYAERLDDAEEIYSALVVGLRAYVAKNGFRSVLIGLSGGIDSALVAAIACDAVGAQNVYGVSMPSKYSSEHSKGDAAELARRTGLNFRTVPIEPMFDAYMGSLGLTGLAEENLQSRLRGTLLMAVSNQEGHIVLAPGNKSELAVGYSTLYGDSVGAYGPIKDVYKTWIFRLAEWRNRAAAERGQTPPIPENSITKPPSAELRPGQVDTDSLPDYPVLDAILELYVDRDQGADAIVAAGYDRELVVKTLRMVDTAEYKRRQYPPGTKISAKGFGKDRRLPITNGWRESV; this is translated from the coding sequence GTGCCTCAACTTCGTCTCGCTCTGAACCAGATCGACTCGCGCGTCGGCGACCTCGTCGGCAACACCGAAACGATCCTCCGCTGGACCCGGCACTCCGCCGAGCAGGGAGCGCATCTCGTGGCGTTCCCGGAGATGTCGCTGACCGGGTATCCCGTCGAGGACCTCGCCCTGCGCTCCTCCTTCGTCGAGGCCTCCCGCACGGCCCTGCGTGAGCTCGCCGTCCGCCTCGCCGACGAGGGCTTCGGCGAACTGCCGGTGGTCGTCGGCTACCTCGACCGGTCCGAGGGCGGCCGGCCGAAGTTCGGCCGCCCGGCCGGCTCGCCGCGCAACGCTGCGGCGGTGCTGCACGGCGGCGAGGTGATCCTGACCTTCGCCAAGCACCACCTGCCGAACTACGGCGTCTTCGACGAGTTCCGCTACTTCGTGCCGGGCGACACCCTGCCGGTGCTGCGGGTGCGTGGCGTCGACGTGGCCCTCGCGATCTGCGAGGACCTCTGGCAGGACGGCGGCCGGGTCCCCGCGGCGCGCTCCGCCGAGGCCGGTCTGCTGCTCTCCATCAACGCCTCCCCCTACGAGCGCGACAAGGACGACACCCGTCTGGAGCTGGTCCGCAAGCGGGCCCAGGAGGCCGGCTGCACCACCGCCTACCTCGCGATGATCGGCGGGCAGGACGAGCTGGTCTTCGACGGCGACTCGATCGTCGTCGACCGCGACGGCGAGGTCGTGGCGCGGGCGCCGCAGTTCTCCGAAGGGTGTGTGGTCCTGGACCTCGACCTGCCGGCGGCCTCCACCGACGCGCCGACGGGTGTCGTGGACGACGGTCTGCGCATCGACCGCGTCGTGGTGTCGCAGGACCCCGTCCCGGCGTACGAGCCCGAGCTGAGCGGCGGGTACGCGGAGCGACTTGACGACGCCGAGGAGATCTACTCGGCACTGGTCGTGGGCCTGCGCGCGTACGTCGCGAAGAACGGCTTCCGGTCGGTGCTCATCGGGCTGTCGGGCGGTATCGACTCGGCGCTCGTCGCGGCGATCGCGTGCGACGCGGTGGGCGCGCAGAACGTGTACGGCGTGTCGATGCCGTCGAAGTACTCCTCCGAGCACTCGAAGGGCGACGCGGCGGAGCTGGCGCGCCGGACGGGCCTGAACTTCCGCACGGTCCCGATCGAGCCGATGTTCGACGCGTACATGGGCTCGCTCGGTCTGACGGGTCTCGCGGAGGAGAACCTCCAGTCGCGGCTGCGCGGAACCCTGCTGATGGCCGTCTCCAACCAGGAGGGCCATATCGTCCTCGCCCCCGGCAACAAGTCGGAGCTGGCGGTCGGCTACTCGACCCTGTACGGCGACTCGGTCGGCGCGTACGGCCCCATCAAGGACGTCTACAAGACGTGGATCTTCCGGCTCGCGGAGTGGCGCAACCGCGCCGCGGCGGAGCGGGGCCAGACCCCGCCGATCCCCGAGAACTCGATCACCAAGCCGCCGAGCGCGGAGCTGCGCCCCGGCCAGGTCGACACCGACTCGCTCCCGGACTACCCCGTCCTGGACGCGATCCTCGAGCTGTACGTCGACCGGGACCAGGGCGCGGACGCGATCGTCGCGGCGGGCTACGACCGTGAGCTGGTCGTCAAGACCCTCCGCATGGTGGACACCGCCGAGTACAAGCGGCGCCAGTACCCGCCGGGCACGAAGATCTCGGCGAAGGGCTTCGGCAAGGACCGCCGCCTGCCGATCACGAACGGCTGGCGCGAGTCGGTCTGA
- the cpt gene encoding chloramphenicol phosphotransferase CPT, with protein sequence MTTQVNVLNGGSSSGKSGIVRCLQAVLPDPWLAVGVDSLLEAMPASLRTSDAGIEFAADGGVSVGPEFRTLQTAWQEGVAATVRAGARVIVDDVFLGGAASQQEWRKVLGGLDVLWVGVRCESAVAAGRELARGDRVPGMAASQADLVHQGVLYDLEVDTTHTESLDCARAVAARTG encoded by the coding sequence GTGACAACTCAGGTGAACGTGCTGAACGGCGGCTCCAGCTCGGGCAAGTCCGGGATCGTCCGGTGTCTCCAGGCGGTCCTGCCGGATCCGTGGCTCGCCGTCGGGGTCGACTCGCTGCTCGAAGCCATGCCCGCGTCCCTGCGGACCTCGGACGCGGGCATCGAGTTCGCCGCGGACGGCGGGGTGAGCGTCGGGCCGGAGTTCCGGACGCTCCAGACCGCGTGGCAGGAAGGGGTCGCCGCGACGGTCCGCGCGGGCGCCCGGGTCATCGTCGACGATGTCTTCCTCGGCGGAGCCGCGTCCCAGCAGGAGTGGCGGAAAGTCCTCGGCGGACTGGACGTGCTCTGGGTGGGCGTCAGATGCGAGAGCGCGGTCGCCGCGGGCCGCGAGCTCGCCCGCGGCGACCGGGTCCCGGGCATGGCCGCGTCCCAGGCGGACCTGGTCCACCAGGGCGTGCTCTACGACCTGGAGGTGGACACCACCCACACCGAGTCCCTGGACTGCGCGCGGGCCGTCGCCGCCCGGACCGGGTGA
- a CDS encoding DJ-1/PfpI family protein — protein sequence MQVAVVTFDGFNELDSFIASALINRCRKDGLEAFVTTPTPVVTSMNGVEVSGQRPMEFVAEADVVLIGSGVKTRDVVADERLISRLPLDPSRQLIGAQCSGALVLARLGLLGDMPACTDSRSRPFVEACGVTVLDAPFHAEGNIATAGGCLASQYLATWVITRTLGEDAAHDVLDYVAPVGENQETVDRALRAVRAGEAALR from the coding sequence ATGCAGGTAGCCGTGGTCACCTTCGACGGATTCAACGAGCTCGACAGCTTCATCGCATCCGCACTGATCAACCGGTGCCGCAAGGACGGCTTGGAGGCCTTCGTCACGACGCCGACGCCGGTGGTCACGTCGATGAACGGCGTCGAGGTGAGCGGGCAGCGCCCGATGGAGTTCGTGGCCGAGGCCGACGTCGTGCTGATCGGCAGCGGGGTGAAGACACGGGATGTGGTCGCCGACGAGCGGCTGATCTCCAGGCTGCCGCTCGACCCTTCGCGACAGCTGATCGGCGCGCAGTGCTCCGGCGCGCTGGTGCTCGCCCGGCTCGGGTTGCTGGGTGACATGCCGGCCTGCACGGACAGCAGGAGCCGGCCCTTCGTCGAAGCCTGCGGCGTCACCGTGCTGGACGCGCCGTTCCACGCCGAGGGGAACATCGCCACGGCGGGCGGCTGCCTGGCGTCGCAGTATCTCGCCACGTGGGTGATCACGCGAACGCTCGGCGAGGACGCCGCGCACGATGTCCTCGACTACGTGGCTCCGGTCGGCGAGAACCAGGAGACGGTCGACCGCGCCCTGCGTGCCGTACGCGCGGGCGAGGCCGCCCTGCGCTGA
- a CDS encoding MFS transporter, which produces MPLALLALAVGAFGIGTTEFVMMGLLPDVADDLHVSIPTAGHLVSAYALGVVIGAPLLAAVTARMSRRTVLISLMGLFVVGNALSAFAPGYDSLLAARFLSGLPHGAFFGVGAVVATNMVAPERKARSVSLMFLGLTVANIAGVPVATLMGQNLGWRATFLGVSVIGLAAIASLALLIPRDHTHAPAVGLRRELAALRSLPVWLALGTTVAGFGALFSAYSYITPMLTDSAGYADSSVTLLLALFGVGATIGNLVGGRLADHAMRPTLFGGLTSLAVVLALFPLLMTTAWGGALAVVLLGMAAFVTGSPLNLMVMEKAAAGPSLASSANQAAFNMANAGGAWLGGLALTAGLGVTSPALAGAVLAVLGLVVAGIAAVVDARRAPRTTGRERVVATHVPRTVEAGVRH; this is translated from the coding sequence ATGCCCCTGGCCCTGCTCGCCCTGGCCGTGGGTGCCTTCGGAATCGGCACCACGGAGTTCGTGATGATGGGCCTGCTGCCCGACGTCGCGGACGACCTCCACGTCTCGATCCCGACGGCCGGACATCTGGTCTCGGCGTACGCGCTCGGCGTCGTCATCGGCGCGCCGCTGCTGGCCGCCGTGACGGCACGGATGTCCCGCCGCACCGTCCTGATCTCCCTGATGGGACTGTTCGTCGTGGGCAACGCGCTGTCGGCCTTCGCCCCCGGCTACGACTCACTGCTGGCCGCCCGCTTCCTCAGCGGTCTCCCGCACGGCGCGTTCTTCGGCGTCGGCGCGGTGGTGGCCACCAACATGGTCGCCCCGGAGCGCAAGGCCCGCTCGGTGTCGCTGATGTTCCTCGGCCTGACCGTCGCCAACATCGCGGGAGTCCCCGTCGCCACCCTCATGGGCCAGAACCTCGGCTGGCGCGCGACCTTCCTCGGCGTCAGCGTGATCGGCCTGGCGGCGATCGCCTCCCTGGCCCTGCTGATCCCGCGCGACCACACCCACGCGCCCGCCGTCGGGCTGCGCCGCGAGCTGGCGGCCCTGCGCTCGCTGCCGGTGTGGCTGGCCCTCGGCACGACGGTGGCCGGCTTCGGCGCCCTCTTCTCCGCCTACAGCTACATCACCCCGATGCTGACGGACTCCGCCGGCTACGCCGACTCCAGCGTGACGCTGCTGCTCGCGCTGTTCGGTGTCGGCGCGACGATCGGCAACCTGGTGGGCGGCCGCCTCGCCGACCACGCGATGCGCCCGACCCTGTTCGGCGGCCTGACGTCCCTGGCGGTCGTCCTGGCCCTGTTCCCGCTGCTGATGACGACGGCGTGGGGCGGTGCGCTGGCCGTGGTCCTGCTCGGCATGGCGGCGTTCGTGACGGGTTCGCCGCTCAACCTGATGGTGATGGAGAAGGCCGCCGCAGGCCCGTCGTTGGCCTCCTCCGCCAACCAGGCCGCGTTCAACATGGCCAACGCCGGCGGCGCCTGGCTCGGCGGCCTGGCCCTCACGGCCGGCCTCGGCGTGACCTCACCCGCGCTGGCGGGAGCGGTACTGGCGGTCCTGGGCCTGGTCGTGGCGGGCATCGCGGCCGTGGTCGACGCCCGCCGGGCCCCGCGGACCACCGGCCGCGAGCGCGTCGTCGCGACGCACGTGCCGCGGACGGTGGAGGCGGGGGTACGTCACTGA
- a CDS encoding endonuclease/exonuclease/phosphatase family protein → MAQQAYMTETDDNGGSGPEPRGVRLRRLIGTLLGRIRAGWRGDPRIWRRGLVLTGFALAFSLVMGLHSRIPNRYGNLGSLTETFLPWIGLFVPVLLVLALVRKSATALIAVVLPAVVWLNLFGGLLVDRTGSGGDLTVATHNVNADNPDPAGTARDVAASEADVLALEELTATAVPVYEKALAATYKYHSVQGTVGLWSRYPLSAVKPVDIKLGWTRAMRATVTTPEGQVAVYVAHLPSVRVKLQAGFTARQRDKSADALGEAIVDEKLTRVVLLGDLNGTMNDRSLNAVTSQMRSTQGAAGSGFGFSWPASFPMARIDQIMVKGVEPVTSWTLPQTGSDHLPVAARVKVTTP, encoded by the coding sequence ATGGCGCAGCAGGCGTACATGACGGAGACGGACGACAACGGAGGCTCGGGTCCCGAGCCTCGGGGAGTTCGGCTCCGACGCCTGATCGGCACTCTGCTCGGCCGGATCCGCGCGGGCTGGCGCGGTGATCCGCGCATCTGGCGGCGCGGTCTGGTCCTGACCGGGTTCGCCCTGGCGTTCTCCCTGGTGATGGGGCTGCACTCGCGCATCCCCAACCGCTACGGCAACCTCGGCAGTCTCACGGAGACGTTCCTGCCCTGGATCGGCCTGTTCGTGCCGGTGCTGCTGGTGCTGGCGCTGGTGCGCAAGTCGGCGACCGCGCTGATCGCCGTCGTCCTCCCGGCCGTGGTCTGGCTGAACCTCTTCGGCGGGCTCCTCGTCGACCGGACCGGCAGCGGCGGCGACCTCACCGTCGCCACCCACAACGTCAACGCCGACAATCCGGACCCGGCCGGCACCGCCCGTGACGTGGCCGCGTCCGAGGCCGATGTGCTCGCCCTGGAGGAGCTGACCGCCACGGCGGTGCCGGTGTACGAGAAGGCGCTGGCGGCGACCTACAAGTACCACTCGGTGCAGGGCACGGTCGGCCTGTGGAGCAGGTATCCGCTGAGCGCTGTGAAGCCCGTCGACATCAAGCTGGGCTGGACGCGCGCGATGCGGGCGACGGTCACGACGCCGGAGGGACAGGTCGCCGTCTACGTCGCCCACCTCCCGTCGGTGCGGGTGAAGCTCCAGGCCGGGTTCACCGCCCGGCAGCGCGACAAGAGCGCGGACGCGCTGGGCGAGGCGATCGTCGACGAGAAGCTGACCCGGGTGGTCCTGCTCGGTGACCTCAACGGCACCATGAACGACCGCTCGCTCAATGCCGTGACCTCCCAGATGCGCTCCACGCAGGGCGCGGCGGGCAGCGGTTTCGGCTTCAGCTGGCCCGCGTCGTTCCCGATGGCGCGGATCGACCAGATCATGGTGAAGGGCGTGGAGCCGGTCACCTCCTGGACGCTTCCGCAGACGGGCAGTGATCATCTGCCGGTGGCGGCGCGTGTGAAGGTCACCACACCTTAA
- a CDS encoding TetR/AcrR family transcriptional regulator, with protein MGGEQPVRGRPRSEAVERAIIEGTMKLLEDGVSLAEISIERIARTAGVGKAAIYRRWSGKEELFVDVLRAAEPQDPELPGTSMRDDLIVLLEALRRRGLANRSSAILHNVHAQMKSSPKIWAAYHNTAIEPRRRMAVEVLRRGQENGELRADLDVELLNDIFVGPMLVRAIMRPDADLPEELPARIVDTLLAGLRPVSSSTG; from the coding sequence ATGGGCGGGGAGCAGCCCGTCCGGGGACGGCCCCGGAGCGAGGCCGTCGAACGGGCCATCATCGAGGGCACGATGAAGCTGCTGGAGGACGGCGTCTCGCTCGCCGAGATCTCCATCGAGCGCATCGCCCGTACCGCCGGCGTCGGCAAGGCCGCCATCTACCGCCGATGGAGCGGCAAGGAGGAACTCTTCGTCGACGTGCTGCGCGCCGCCGAACCGCAGGACCCCGAACTCCCCGGCACCTCCATGCGCGACGACCTGATCGTGCTCCTCGAGGCGCTGCGGCGGCGGGGCCTCGCCAACCGTTCCTCGGCGATCCTGCACAACGTCCACGCCCAGATGAAGAGCAGCCCGAAGATCTGGGCGGCGTACCACAACACGGCGATAGAACCCCGGCGCAGGATGGCCGTCGAGGTCCTGCGCCGGGGTCAGGAGAACGGCGAACTGCGCGCCGACCTGGATGTGGAACTGCTGAACGACATCTTCGTGGGCCCCATGCTGGTCCGCGCGATCATGCGCCCTGACGCCGACCTCCCCGAGGAACTCCCCGCGCGCATCGTCGACACGCTGCTCGCGGGGCTACGCCCCGTCAGTTCCTCGACCGGGTAG
- a CDS encoding MFS transporter, translating to MTTPAVPTAPRIPEAVHRRRWAILGVLMLSLLIVVLDNSILNVAIKTISTPAPTGLGATQSELEWAINSYTLVFAGLLFTAGLLGDRMGRKKVLLGGLAVFGIGSALAAESGSPTQLIAFRALMAVGAAFVMPATLAVLMNVFEREEQPKAIGIWAGGVGLAIAIGPITGGLLLDHFWWGSVFLINVPIVLLAFGLMLWLVPESRDPNPGRVDLVGVVLSVVGLVLLVYGIIKGGELADFTDPTVLATIAAGLVVLVAFVVFEKRSDHPSVDMDYFKNKVFSAAMAVITLVFFALMGVTFFSVFYTQSVRGYSPLQSGLLLLPLAAAQLIFAPRARLVVDRFGVRVTTTAAMVVLAATLVAFATLDADTPIWLLEIVFFCMGTGMAHVMTPTSVVIMQALPREKAGSASALSNTFRQLGGALGIAVLGSVLSASYRDGIEGHLGTLPAGLRDTAGESIEATLGVAAKLGDQGRSLITPANDAFLHAMHVTALCGAGVAAVGAVVVALFLPGRPKPTPEDAAEEGELVRTKS from the coding sequence ATGACTACTCCTGCCGTCCCCACCGCTCCGCGGATACCGGAAGCGGTGCACCGGCGTCGTTGGGCGATCCTCGGTGTCCTGATGCTGAGCCTGCTGATCGTGGTGCTCGACAACTCGATCCTGAACGTCGCGATCAAGACGATCTCGACACCCGCCCCCACCGGCCTCGGTGCCACCCAGAGCGAGCTGGAGTGGGCGATCAACTCCTACACGCTCGTCTTCGCGGGACTGCTGTTCACCGCCGGTCTCCTCGGTGACCGGATGGGCCGCAAGAAGGTCCTGCTCGGCGGACTCGCCGTGTTCGGGATCGGCTCCGCGCTCGCCGCGGAATCCGGCTCGCCGACCCAGCTCATCGCGTTCCGTGCGCTGATGGCCGTCGGCGCCGCCTTCGTGATGCCCGCGACCCTCGCCGTCCTGATGAACGTCTTCGAGCGCGAGGAGCAGCCCAAGGCGATCGGCATCTGGGCGGGCGGCGTGGGGCTCGCCATCGCCATCGGACCCATCACCGGCGGTCTGCTCCTCGACCACTTCTGGTGGGGCTCGGTCTTCCTCATCAACGTGCCGATCGTGCTGCTCGCGTTCGGGCTGATGCTGTGGCTGGTGCCCGAGTCCCGCGACCCGAACCCCGGCCGTGTCGACCTCGTCGGCGTCGTCCTGTCGGTCGTCGGCCTGGTCCTGCTGGTCTACGGCATCATCAAGGGCGGCGAGCTGGCCGACTTCACGGACCCGACCGTGCTGGCGACCATAGCGGCCGGCCTGGTGGTCCTCGTCGCGTTCGTGGTGTTCGAGAAGCGCAGCGACCATCCGTCCGTCGACATGGACTACTTCAAGAACAAGGTGTTCTCGGCCGCGATGGCCGTCATCACGCTGGTGTTCTTCGCGCTGATGGGCGTCACCTTCTTCTCGGTCTTCTACACCCAGAGCGTGCGTGGCTACTCCCCGCTCCAGTCCGGTCTGCTCCTGCTGCCGCTGGCCGCCGCCCAGCTGATCTTCGCGCCGCGCGCCCGGCTGGTCGTCGACCGCTTCGGGGTCCGGGTCACGACCACCGCGGCGATGGTCGTCCTCGCGGCGACCCTGGTCGCCTTCGCCACGCTGGACGCCGACACCCCGATCTGGCTCCTGGAGATCGTCTTCTTCTGCATGGGCACCGGAATGGCCCATGTCATGACCCCCACCAGCGTGGTCATCATGCAGGCCCTGCCCCGCGAGAAGGCCGGCTCCGCCTCCGCGCTCAGCAACACCTTCCGCCAGCTCGGCGGCGCGCTCGGCATCGCCGTACTCGGCTCGGTGCTGTCGGCGTCGTACCGCGACGGCATCGAGGGCCACCTCGGCACGCTGCCGGCGGGTCTGCGCGACACGGCGGGCGAGTCCATCGAGGCGACGCTCGGGGTCGCCGCGAAACTCGGCGACCAGGGCCGGTCGCTGATCACCCCCGCCAACGACGCCTTCCTGCACGCCATGCACGTCACCGCCCTGTGCGGGGCCGGGGTGGCGGCCGTGGGCGCGGTCGTGGTGGCCCTGTTCCTGCCGGGCAGGCCGAAGCCGACGCCGGAGGACGCGGCGGAGGAAGGGGAGTTGGTGCGGACGAAGTCGTAG
- the panB gene encoding 3-methyl-2-oxobutanoate hydroxymethyltransferase, translating to MTQLSAAHTNAPDGSKALYGGKGTRRITVRDIALAKERGEKWPMLTAYDAMTASVFDEAGIPVMLVGDSAGNCHLGYETTVPVTLDEMTMLSAAVVRGTSRALIVGDLPFGSYQEGPVQALRSATRLVKEAGVGAVKLEGGERSHRQIELLVESGIPVMAHIGLTPQSVNAMGYRVQGRGEEAAQQLLRDAKAVQDAGAFAVVLELVPAELAAEVTRVLHIPTVGIGAGPETDAQVLVWTDMLGLTGGRVPKFVKQYANLREVMGDAAKAFAEDVVGGTFPLDEHSVH from the coding sequence ATGACGCAGCTTTCGGCTGCCCACACGAATGCCCCCGACGGCAGCAAGGCGCTGTACGGAGGCAAGGGCACACGCCGTATCACCGTCCGCGACATCGCCCTCGCCAAGGAGCGCGGCGAGAAGTGGCCCATGCTCACCGCCTACGACGCGATGACCGCCTCCGTCTTCGACGAGGCCGGGATCCCGGTGATGCTGGTGGGCGACTCGGCGGGCAACTGCCACCTGGGGTACGAGACGACCGTGCCCGTCACCCTCGACGAGATGACCATGCTGTCGGCGGCGGTCGTACGGGGCACCAGCCGTGCGCTGATCGTCGGCGACCTGCCCTTCGGCTCCTACCAGGAGGGACCGGTGCAGGCGCTGCGCTCGGCGACCCGGCTGGTGAAGGAGGCCGGGGTCGGGGCCGTGAAGCTGGAGGGCGGTGAGCGCTCGCACCGCCAGATCGAGCTCCTCGTCGAGTCCGGCATCCCGGTCATGGCGCACATCGGCCTGACCCCGCAGTCCGTGAACGCGATGGGCTACCGCGTGCAGGGACGCGGCGAGGAGGCCGCCCAGCAGTTGCTGCGGGACGCGAAGGCCGTGCAGGACGCGGGCGCGTTCGCGGTGGTGCTGGAGCTGGTTCCGGCCGAGCTGGCCGCCGAGGTCACCCGGGTGCTGCACATCCCGACCGTCGGCATCGGCGCCGGGCCGGAGACGGACGCCCAGGTGCTGGTGTGGACCGACATGCTCGGGCTGACCGGCGGCCGGGTGCCGAAGTTCGTCAAGCAGTACGCGAACCTGCGTGAGGTCATGGGCGACGCGGCGAAGGCGTTCGCCGAGGACGTCGTCGGCGGAACGTTCCCGCTGGACGAGCACAGCGTCCACTGA
- a CDS encoding ATP-binding cassette domain-containing protein has product MTRIDKNPSGADSAVTVRGLVKHYGETKALDGVDLDVRAGTVMGVLGPNGAGKTTLVRILSTLLAADSGQATVAGYDVARQPRQLRRVIGLTGQYASVDEKLPGWENLYLIGRLLDLPRKEARNRADELLERFSLTDAAKRPASTYSGGMRRRLDLAASMIGRPQVLFLDEPTTGLDPRTRNEVWTEVKAMVGDGVTVLLTTQYMEEAEQLASELTVVDRGKVIAGGGIEELKARVGGRTLRVRPADPLQLRPLASWLDGLGITGLATTVVDAERGSVLVPVLSDEQLTAVIGAVSARGITLTSLTTELPSLDEVFLSLTGHRASAPQDAQPTETREEVAV; this is encoded by the coding sequence ATGACGCGAATCGACAAGAACCCCAGTGGCGCGGACAGCGCTGTAACCGTTCGGGGGTTGGTCAAGCACTACGGCGAGACCAAGGCACTGGACGGCGTCGACCTTGATGTACGGGCCGGAACCGTGATGGGGGTGCTCGGGCCGAACGGCGCCGGGAAGACGACCCTCGTGCGGATCCTGTCCACCCTGCTGGCCGCCGACAGCGGGCAGGCGACCGTCGCCGGCTACGACGTCGCACGCCAGCCCCGGCAGCTGCGCCGGGTGATCGGGCTCACCGGGCAGTACGCCTCCGTGGACGAGAAGCTCCCCGGCTGGGAGAACCTGTACCTCATCGGACGGCTGCTCGACCTGCCCCGCAAGGAGGCCCGCAACCGCGCCGACGAGCTGCTGGAGCGGTTCTCGCTGACGGACGCCGCCAAGCGGCCCGCGAGCACCTACTCCGGCGGTATGCGGCGGCGGCTCGACCTCGCCGCGTCGATGATCGGCCGGCCGCAGGTGCTGTTCCTGGACGAGCCGACGACCGGGCTCGACCCGCGCACCCGCAACGAGGTGTGGACCGAGGTCAAGGCGATGGTCGGAGACGGGGTCACCGTGCTCCTGACCACCCAGTACATGGAGGAGGCCGAGCAGCTCGCCTCCGAGCTGACCGTCGTCGACCGGGGCAAGGTCATCGCCGGCGGCGGCATCGAGGAGCTGAAGGCCCGGGTCGGCGGCCGGACGCTGCGGGTACGGCCCGCCGACCCGCTTCAGCTGCGGCCGCTGGCGAGCTGGCTCGACGGCCTCGGCATCACCGGGCTCGCCACCACCGTCGTGGACGCCGAGCGCGGTTCCGTGCTGGTGCCGGTGCTCAGCGACGAGCAGCTGACCGCCGTGATCGGCGCGGTCAGCGCGCGCGGCATCACGCTCACCTCCCTCACCACCGAACTGCCCAGCCTGGACGAGGTCTTCCTGTCCCTCACCGGCCACCGGGCGAGTGCCCCGCAGGACGCCCAGCCCACCGAGACCCGCGAGGAGGTCGCCGTATGA
- a CDS encoding ABC transporter permease codes for MSAATIDISTTSDARIPLRSHLRHTGALIRRNLLWIRQDPESMFDAVLFPVIFTLLFVYVFGGSIGQSLGGGQEAYVQYVIPGLLAMMGMNMAQGVGTGFNTDFNSGVMDRFRSLPIGRGSVLFAKIVVELMRMLVACAILVVVAVLVGFDITHWPGLFAAVGLATVFGSALMWVFLTLGVVMKNAQSVQAMGFLVLMPLQFGSSIFAPTQSMPGWLQNFTEYNPLSSLADAARGLMVGGPVAHGLWVTLAWSIGLTAVMAPVAIHKFRTKT; via the coding sequence ATGAGCGCGGCCACGATCGACATCAGCACGACATCCGACGCGCGCATCCCGTTGCGCAGCCACCTCCGGCACACCGGCGCGCTGATCCGCCGCAACCTGCTGTGGATCCGGCAGGACCCCGAGTCGATGTTCGACGCGGTCCTCTTCCCGGTGATCTTCACCCTGCTGTTCGTGTACGTCTTCGGCGGCTCGATCGGGCAGTCGCTGGGCGGCGGGCAGGAGGCGTACGTGCAGTACGTCATCCCCGGGCTGCTGGCCATGATGGGGATGAACATGGCGCAGGGCGTGGGCACCGGCTTCAACACGGACTTCAACTCCGGCGTAATGGACCGCTTCCGGTCACTGCCCATCGGACGGGGCTCGGTGCTCTTCGCCAAGATCGTCGTCGAGCTGATGCGCATGCTGGTCGCGTGCGCGATCCTCGTGGTGGTGGCCGTTCTGGTGGGCTTCGACATCACCCACTGGCCCGGTCTGTTCGCAGCCGTGGGACTGGCCACGGTGTTCGGCTCGGCGCTGATGTGGGTGTTCCTCACCCTCGGCGTGGTGATGAAGAACGCGCAGTCCGTGCAGGCGATGGGCTTCCTGGTGCTGATGCCGCTCCAGTTCGGCTCGTCGATCTTCGCCCCGACCCAGTCGATGCCCGGCTGGCTCCAGAACTTCACCGAGTACAACCCGCTGTCCTCGCTCGCGGACGCGGCGCGCGGACTGATGGTGGGCGGGCCGGTCGCGCACGGACTGTGGGTGACGCTGGCCTGGTCGATAGGGCTCACCGCGGTGATGGCGCCGGTCGCGATCCACAAGTTCCGCACGAAGACCTGA